One Catharus ustulatus isolate bCatUst1 chromosome 2, bCatUst1.pri.v2, whole genome shotgun sequence genomic window carries:
- the LOC116992301 gene encoding folate receptor gamma-like → ALALALALLAPHAMAPGKDSLLNVCMDAKHHKREPGPEGKLYEQCSPWKDNACCTANTTSEAHKDQSLLYNFNWKHCGVMPPKCKRHFIQDTCLYECSPNLGPWIQQVDSSWRRERILHVPLCREDCEEWWEDCKDARTCKENWHKGWNWATGTNRCPWGFMCRAFREVFPRPKDLCEKIWSGSFRYSPERRGSGRCVQMWFDPAQGNPNAAVARFYAERKGSPPAPERDRAVRALPCSALLLLPLALLLGALGSVGSMD, encoded by the exons gccctggccctggccctggccctgctggctccccacGCCATGGCACCAGGGAAGGACTCGCTGCTGAACGTCTGCATGGATGCCAAACACCACAAACGCGAGCCTGGCCCCGAGGGGAAGCTCTATGAGCAG TGCTCCCCCTGGAAGGACAATGCCTGCTGCACAGCCAACACCACTTCAGAGGCCCACAAGGACCAGTCCCTGCTCTACAACTTCAACTGGAAGCACTGTGGGGTGATGCCACCCAAATGCAAGCGCCACTTCATCCAGGACACCTGCTTGTACGAGTGCTCACCCAACCTGGGGCCCTGGATCCAGCAG gttGACAGCAGCTGGCGGCGGGAGAGGATCCTGCACGTGCCCCTGTGCAGGGAGGACTGCGAGGAGTGGTGGGAGGACTGCAAGGATGCCCGCACCTGCAAAGAGAACTGGCACAAGGGCTGGAACTGGGCCACAG gaacGAACCGCTGTCCCTGGGGCTTCATGTGCAGAGCCTTCAGGGAGGTGTTCCCCCGGCCCAAGGACCTGTGTGAGAAGATCTGGTCCGGCTCCTTCAGGTACAGCCCCGAGCGCCGCGGCAGCGGCCGCTGCGTCCAGATGTGGTTCGACCCTGCCCAGGGCAACCCCAACGCGGCCGTGGCACGGTTCTATGCTGAGAGAAAggggagcccccctgctcccgaGAGAGACCGGGCTGTgcgagccctgccctgctctgccctgctcctgctgcccctggcgctgctcctgggggctctggggtccGTGGGATCCATGGATTAG